Proteins co-encoded in one Brassica oleracea var. oleracea cultivar TO1000 chromosome C4, BOL, whole genome shotgun sequence genomic window:
- the LOC106340148 gene encoding uncharacterized protein LOC106340148, protein MILQSPLLASEQRNSLPTRSKHAERRKVGEVAGGAAAECAAVWCCCPCAVVNLVVLAVYRVPAAVCKKAWRRSKRRRFMTTKRHGLLAEGSQSTVHARLKEEDPTAEIIVFEESAVNVNGELNDVMVLEGEMLERFYGTGFWRSLSKRNT, encoded by the coding sequence ATGATACTTCAATCGCCTTTATTGGCATCGGAACAAAGAAACTCTCTGCCGACGAGGAGCAAACACGCAGAGAGGAGAAAAGTAGGAGAGGTAGCTGGAGGAGCGGCGGCCGAGTGTGCGGCGGTCTGGTGTTGCTGTCCTTGCGCGGTGGTGAACCTCGTCGTTCTCGCCGTGTACAGGGTTCCCGCGGCGGTTTGCAAGAAAGCGTGGAGACGAAGCAAACGACGGCGTTTTATGACGACGAAACGGCACGGTTTACTTGCGGAAGGGAGCCAGAGCACCGTGCACGCTAGATTGAAGGAGGAAGATCCAACGGCTGAGATTATTGTTTTTGAAGAAAGTGCAGTGAATGTGAATGGCGAGTTAAACGACGTTATGGTGCTTGAGGGTGAAATGTTGGAACGGTTTTACGGGACGGGGTTCTGGAGAAGCTTGTCAAAGAGGAACACGTGA